TCGCTGGACAATACGCCGGATGCGGACAATAACGCCAAACTCTTGCGCTTGCTGGCGGCGGTGCCTTGGGAGCAGCGCACGGCTCGATTCCGCTGCGCCCTGGCCCTGGCGCCGTTGAGTCGGGAGAGCGGGTTGGGCGAAATCCGGGTATTCACCGGCAAGTGCGAGGGGCGGATTGGTTTTGCGCCACGGGGCGAGCATGGTTTTGGGTATGACCCGTTGTTTTACCCGGTGGGTCATGAGCAGACTTTTGCGGAGCTGGGGGAGGAGGTCAAAAATCGCATCAGTCATCGGGCGCAGGCGCTGGCGGCCTTGCGGGACTACCTGCAGGGACAGGGGATGCTATGACTTTTTGCGCTGGGCGCGGCGTTTGGCTTCGAGGAGACGTTCCGTAACAGAGGTGGGGGCCGCAGGCGTGGGTGGCTTGTCCGGTGGCTCCGGAGGCGCTGCCGGGGGAGGTGGCCGGGTTGGGGTGGTGGCCGGCATGGGGGCCTGGGGTGTTTTGGCTTGAAATAACTCGGGCCGGGGCGTGGCCGGAGGGGTGGGGGAGGGAGCCGTGGCTGGGGCGGAAGTGGTGCGGGCGCGCACGGCGCCGCGCCGGGCCAGCAAGGCGGCCAGTGATTCATCCGCCGGGGTAGGTTTGGCTTGAGGTTGCCAAAAGAAGAGCCAGCGGCGCAAGGTGGCGGTGGCTTTCAGCCATTCTTCGCGGTCAATTTGGATGCGGCGCACGCCGACGTCGGCGACAAAAAGGACAATGGCGAGGCGCAGGAGCCATTCATACCAATCCACGGGTTGATAGGTGCGCTGGCGGTCATGCACGAAGGGGTTGTCGGCGGGTTGGCGCGGGTCGAGGATTTTGCCGCCGCCATATTCGGCCAGGCGGCGGAGCAGGGGGAGGTTGGGGGCGGTTTCGGCAAATTCGGGGGAGTAATTCACGCTGGCGCCCAGGACTAGGGAGCCACGGGGCTGGCCGGCGCTCAGTTCCATGAG
This is a stretch of genomic DNA from Fontisphaera persica. It encodes these proteins:
- a CDS encoding non-canonical purine NTP pyrophosphatase translates to MMTLFVATRNRHKAQEMAAILGTAASVRDLAVLPGAPAAVEDAATFEGNAAKKAVALAAWLLGEGRRHLPPDGPWFALADDSGLEVDALGGAPGVASARFAAVDDTTGRAASLDNTPDADNNAKLLRLLAAVPWEQRTARFRCALALAPLSRESGLGEIRVFTGKCEGRIGFAPRGEHGFGYDPLFYPVGHEQTFAELGEEVKNRISHRAQALAALRDYLQGQGML